ACTTCACCCCGTTCCAGATACGCTTCTCCGATCCCAACACACAGGCAACGATTCATCCATATATAGTCGGGGTGAGCGGTCTGGCACCAGGGATTCGTCCGAATCGGCGCCCCGCTCGGCGGAATCTCGCCGTCCAAAAATTTCTGATAGCCGTCCGCGCCCATATCCAACACCCCATTATAGGTCACATAGATCAGCGCGCCGTCGTTCGCCTCAACGGTCGTCCGCACGTCCA
This window of the Gemmatimonadota bacterium genome carries:
- a CDS encoding DUF3237 domain-containing protein, translating into MFEYTMEHLFSYTATLEMPPETIGPVPGGVRVNVYVTGGKVEGPKLQGKLRPVGADWLTVRPDGVAYLDVRTTVEANDGALIYVTYNGVLDMGADGYQKFLDGEIPPSGAPIRTNPWCQTAHPDYIWMNRCLCVGIGEAYLERGEVRYDVYAVR